A window from Megalops cyprinoides isolate fMegCyp1 chromosome 8, fMegCyp1.pri, whole genome shotgun sequence encodes these proteins:
- the LOC118781594 gene encoding ankyrin repeat domain-containing protein 11-like produces MMPKGGGLKTPQLEDFPLNTDMVEKQAGKKDKDKISSNKTPKLDRSDGVKEMKEKAPKRKLPFTVGANGDQKDSDSEKQGPERKRIKKEPTNTRKSGLPFGMGVPGIRAGYPLSERQQVALLMQMTAEESVNSPDTTPKHQSQSSLGQKGTPNSASKTKDKVNKRNERGETRLHRAAIRGEARRIKELINEGADVNVKDFAGWTALHEACNRGYYDVAKQLLAAGAEVNTKGLDDDTPLHDASNNGHFKVVKLLLRYGGDPRQSNRRGETPLKVANSPTMLNLLLGKGTYTSSEESSSDSSEEEDAPSFGPSSSIDGNNTDSEFEKALKLKGKTLGPPKATVTPVKDEYEFDEDDEEERIPPVDDKHLLKKDFRKDSASKANSFISIPKMEVKTYSKSNSLTPKKAARRILSDTNSSDEDVQTLCFSPAPTVRQPAAASNAKSRDSATLTSKQQKEKNKVKKKRKKETKNNTNKEVRFGKLSDKFCTSESEVEDMDSEDDKGSIQSSNCVKDSTALSLKESSVFSSLSSSSSHGSLGSQKLAQSLAEQHPKQWRTDGWKTVSSPAWSDVSSLSDSIRTQLSTESEYSSADSSVESVKQVKKKAQVSRKKNNVHTNSGEKKSSSDLYKSSSIDGAVSKMDKDGKVLKKHKVKHKHKSKEKEKAPSLVLNQDMNEKFVKSFSFDFEDTRQRSHIVETESPTDNKVKTSKHDKDHFKKEDRSKGKLEDKDWTSGKDSVRAAKEEKSKKTKDLARDKASKEKEDKTFKAEKERGLKEKDKPKEEKQKTHKDEKRKKSKDKSSKVDRKNEQKEEKYLKLEKEKNPKEEKEKSKKEKALKEEPEYEGFDIKNRFLDQEDSKLSASDDPHNQWVSDLSSESSLCGDDSWDAPVKEYKEYKANSTVKLIVETVKEESRDRKKENKVKEKKLENSERRNDKEGTAKKKEKDSSEKVIEKKKDMTDKQKINSSTLMEKEKRRKDSAESFKDKKEKDSVDGRERKDSYEFTKEKKDSKNKQDDTLRDEYGSETFFKDKSESDSLGKLSELRERSNSGKEKEKKVECLDKEKKEKCKGEKHKEKLEKEKAEKNTTEKPPKEKDMDRGSKDRKELTKDKHKDTHGKEKERKMSSEQGKDKKEKASLDKYADREKDFLETKKEDRKIEKGREKTWYKIPDIFTDESEDDEENYNCAVKFSDSLNLSEIHRKESTPDRDEADLLQNEKHRKYLAEGKQHSTEKLKEKDYKDKKKDKAMFDSVRERKGSLEKNKDKKEKDCGDGKHKDRKERVSVDSVLEKKNKPKLLDKRHSSEEKAKGKYKDKLDKDHPKDRKASKGSGENEKSLLEKLEEEALNDYKDDFNDKISEISSDSFTDRGHEPVLSSFYDSSNISLPDISEERRDLFSLSYPQDKFREKERHRHSSSSSSKKSHEKDKVKKEKADKRDKPEEIKEMYGRRESLPFEKELMPLEADPYTFPGKPDGDDDLDKTIEFEKEMSKKADKASSVITSDKVKDKKKKEKHKEKAKDEKHKYTDGFSALKHKEDQKSGLKESPHVISLKEKSKEDSPKFEVKNKDRSKEIMDKDRSDYMKLKSKDENDRVSQSRDTNRKDCRPREKLLVDGDLEKKAWLTSFGKMLSQKDQEIEERHKRHKERMKQIEKLRHRSGDPKLKDKTKSSEDLRKNRSDLSSKKANSLETALKDKKPKDVSLPAQMMSPDRKSQPVDSQNSKDWLAGHQMKENLPASPRPDQSRPTGVPTPTSVISCPSYEEVLQTPRTPSCSAEDYPDLMFDSIDCQNTSAMTMSMNACSPSFFDRYSNMPHSFQENSCLTPAKNVPMPILSRSASADVRRSLEEDLNADTNKFLRQQSVPAASEFQYSAPHPAEESTSVDRLNCLSPVFSPHTGMRSPRLEPAQPMSEGPSAALIAFDGGEHLPDSIYSNLVSKPSSPVHRLDPQEPCLDIAAPPTPAPAALPPLDIDELSEPHHPLPLSPHNDPGVIASDTASVFPPSVVEEQREEDEEEEGEDEEDEEEDDPGEAEECEDLGNDNVEHPRDDSSFTPCAVELMKKDWGKTPDRRGTEDVLTLTTNHPPVSLMENSCDHSISWTTNSEILLKSPQRSFVDLTSTSKTIPHPEDNLQHQLSTVLPCPLSATSPYSVFPRSYCSTHVPGSDYVGHKGTVEDVTTSLKPVTVPIESESLPSSSNRLESFFTECKSIPEQSQMVSESPCLTTDNRQDALKYIAEGSVAPAVNQEPVVPWADPFSTAVDELDDLGPFSLPDLPFQDKEQEPDITDSRLQELKQPPACIASPANDMKEEPDLEFDLPAMTKAPCSPAVVPLSETAHNIFAPSEEDCKSGNELELEPQKVPESSSTAMAENETQFDERDESDGNHLLPTADANNNQDHMAADSSMETPSLVTVTACPDTVTNRETNNSGQSPATTEPAQCSPVQLAPVSAVTQSTTVQVSEPHETSPKAAITMTAAEIQKKVEEIPQRITRNRAQMLANQSKQNNSSVTTSTTSSAPSHSTTNTPTVVTTCSSIPLEREKEPVITAPSSTPAIASKNKSRLTEEEDAQAQHPRKRKFPRSGQQQVQVQLVNTAMQQTREMIQQTLAVIVNAIKLDDIEPYHSDRSNPYFEYLQIRKKIEEKRKILCYITPQAPQCYAEYVTYTGSYLLDGKPLSKLHIPVIAPPPSLSEPLKELFRQQEAVRGKLRLQHSIEREKLIVSCEQEVLRVHCRAARTIANQAVPFSACTMLLDSEVYNMPSENQGDENKSVRDRFNARQFISWIQDVDDKYDRMKTCLLMRQQHEAAALNAVQRMEWQLKVQELDPAGHKSLCVNEVPSFYVPMVDVNDDFVLLPA; encoded by the exons ATGATGCCCAAGGGCGGGGGTTTGAAAACACCCCAGCTGGAGGATTTCCCACTGAACACCGACATGGTGGAGAAGCAGGCTGGGAAGAAG gaTAAAGACAAAATCTCTTCAAACAAAACTCCCAAACTGGACCGTAGTGATGGAGTCAAAGAGATGAAAGAGAAGGCTCCGAAGAGGAAGCTGCCCTTTACTGTCGGAGCCAATGGAGATCAGAAAGATTCAGATTCAG AGAAGCAAGGTCCAGAGCGGAAGCGAATTAAAAAGGAGCCCACTAACACCAGGAAGTCAGGCCTGCCTTTTGGGATGGGTGTGCCAGGGATCCGGGCTGGTTACCCCCTCTCTGAGCGGCAGCAGGTGGCTCTTCTCATGCAGATGACAGCTGAAGAATCGGTCAACAGTCCAG ACACAACACCAAAGCATCAGTCACAGTCTAGTCTGGGTCAGAAGGGAACGCCAAACTCTGCCTCAAAAACCAAAGACAAAGTGAACAAGCGCAACGAGAGGGGTGAGACACGGCTGCACCGGGCTGCCATCCGTGGTGAGGCACGGCGCATCAAGGAGCTCATCAATGAGGGGGCTGACGTGAATGTAAAAGACTTTGCAG GCTGGACTGCACTGCATGAGGCCTGCAACCGGGGTTACTATGATGTGGCCAAACAGCTGCTGGCAGCCGGGGCAGAGGTTAATACGAAAGGTCTGGATGATGACACCCCTCTACATGACGCATCCAACAATGGACACTTCAAG GTAGTGAAGTTGCTACTACGATATGGAGGGGATCCTCGTCAAAGTAACAGAAGGGGTGAAACCCCACTGAAAGTGGCAAACTCCCCGACTATGCTGAATCTGTTGCTTGGCAAAGGCACTTATACCTCTAGCGAGGAGAGTTCATCAG actcTTCAGAGGAGGAAGATGCTCCTTCTTTTGGCCCATCCAGCTCTATCGATGGCAATAACACAGACTCTGAGTTTGAGAAGGCTCTGAAGCTGAAAGGAAAAACTCTTGGTCCACCTAAAGCCACAGTTACACCCGTGAAAGACGAGTATGAGtttgatgaggatgatgaggaggaaCGGATCCCCCCTGTGGACGACAAGCACCTGCTCAAGAAAGATTTTCGCAAAGACTCTGCGAGCAAAGCTAACAGTTTCATTTCCATCCCCAAAATGGAGGTCAAAACCTATTCCAAAAGCAACTCGCTCACACCAAAGAAGGCTGCACGGCGTATCCTCTCTGACACAAACAGCTCAGACGAGGATGTTCAAACCTTGTGTTTCTCTCCAGCACCCACAGTGCGGCAACCGGCAGCGGCAAGCAACGCCAAAAGCCGCGATTCTGCCACCTTGACCTCCAAGCagcagaaagagaagaacaaagtgaaaaagaagaggaagaaggaaacaaaaaacaacaccaacaagGAGGTGCGGTTTGGCAAACTAAGTGATAAGTTCTGCACCTCTGAGTCTGAGGTTGAGGATATGGATAGTGAGGACGACAAAGGCTCTATACAGAGCTCAAACTGTGTAAAGGACTCTACTGCTTTGAGCCTAAAAGAGTCGTCTGTTTTCAGTTCGctctcatcttcctcctctcatGGGAGCTTGGGCTCTCAAAAGCTGGCACAGTCACTGGCTGAGCAGCACCCAAAGCAGTGGAGGACAGATGGATGGAAAACTGTGTCCTCCCCAGCATGGTCTGATGTTAgctccctctctgactccaTCAGAACCCAGCTTTCCACTGAATCAGAGTACTCCTCAGCTGACTCGAGTGTTGAATCTGTGAAACAAGTGAAAAAGAAGGCACAGGTAAGCCGCAAGAAGAACAACGTTCACACAAATTCAGGTGAGAAAAAGAGTTCCTCTGACTTATATAAGAGTTCCAGTATAGATGGGGCAGTCTCCAAGATGGACAAAGATGGCAAAGTGTTGAAAAAGCAtaaagtaaaacacaaacacaaaagcaaagagaaagagaaggccCCAAGCCTGGTGCTCAACCaagacatgaatgaaaaatttgTCAAGAGCTTTTCCTTTGATTTTGAGGACACACGACAAAGGTCACACATTGTTGAGACAGAATCTCCAACTGATAACAAAGTTAAAACCTCCAAGCATGAcaaagatcattttaaaaaggaagatCGGTCCAAGGGCAAATTGGAGGACAAGGATTGGACTTCTGGAAAAGATAGTGTCAGAGCTGCTAAAGAGGAGAAGTCCAAGAAAACAAAGGATTTGGCTAGGGACAAGGCAAGCAAGGAGAAGGAGGACAAAACcttcaaagcagaaaaagagagaggccTCAAGGAAAAAGACAAGCCTaaggaggagaagcagaagacTCACAAGGATGAAAAACGGAAAAAGTCCAAGGACAAGTCTTCTAAGGTGGACAGAAAGAATgaacaaaaggaggaaaaatatCTGAAgttggagaaagaaaagaacccaaaagaggagaaagaaaagtcaaaaaaggaaaaggcacTCAAGGAGGAGCCTGAATATGAGGGCTTTGATATCAAGAATCGTTTTTTAGACCAAGAAGACAGCAAGCTTAGTGCCTCTGATGATCCCCACAACCAATGGGTGTCAGATCTCTCTTCCGAATCTTCTCTCTGTGGCGATGATAGCTGGGATGCTCCAGTGAAAGAGTACAAAGAATACAAAGCAAACAGTACAGTTAAACTGATTGTAGAGACTGTAAAAGAGGAGAGCCGAGATCggaagaaggaaaacaaagttaagGAGAAGAAGCTAGAAAATAGTGAGAGACGAAATGATAAAGAGGGCACGGccaaaaagaaggaaaaagattCCTCAGAAAAGgtcattgaaaagaaaaaggacatgacagataaacagaaaataaattccaGCACCTTGATggaaaaggagaagaggaggaaagatTCTGCAGAGTCctttaaagacaaaaaggagaaagatTCTGTGGATGGCAGGGAAAGAAAAGATTCATATGAATTTACTAAAGAGAAGAAAgactcaaaaaataaacaagatgaCACATTAAGAGATGAATATGGAAGTGAAACCTTTTTCAAAGATAAATCTGAGAGTGATTCTCTTGGCAAATTgtcagagctcagagagaggagtaactctggaaaagagaaggaaaagaaggTGGAGTGTCTGgataaagagaagaaagagaaatgtaaaggtgaaaaacacaaggagaagctggagaaggagaaagctGAGAAAAATACCACTGAGAAACCTCCTAAGGAAAAAGATATGGACAGAGGCTCCAAAGACAGGAAGGAGTTAACTAAAGACAAACATAAAGACACCCACGGtaaagaaaaggagaggaaaatgtCTTCAGAGCAGGGAAAAGACAAGAAGGAGAAGGCCTCACTGGATAAGTATGCCGACAGAGAGAAGGATTTCCtggagacaaagaaagaagacagaaaaatagagaaagggagggaaaaaaccTGGTACAAGATTCCAGACATCTTTACAGATGAGAGTGAGGATGATGAAGAAAATTACAACTGTGCAGTTAAATTCAGTGATTCACTTAACCTGTCAGAAATCCATCGTAAGGAATCAACACCTGACAGGGATGAGGCAGACCTCCTCCAAAACGAAAAGCACAGAAAGTACTTGGCAGAGGGGAAGCAGCACTCCACTGAGAAGCTAAAAGAAAAGGATTataaagacaagaaaaaagacaaagccaTGTTTGatagtgtgagagagagaaagggctcccttgaaaaaaacaaagacaagaaaGAGAAGGACTGTGGAGATGGTAAACATAAGGACCGCAAAGAGCGGGTATCTGTTGATTCAGTACTAGAGAAGAAAAATAAGCCAAAGCTGCTGGATAAGAGGCACTCAAGTGAAGAGAAGGCCAAGGGCAAGTACAAGGACAAGCTTGATAAAGACCATCCAAAGGACAGGAAGGCCTCCAAAGGAAGTGGCGAAAATGAGAAATCCCTCCTGGAGAAGTTGGAAGAGGAGGCCTTGAACGACTACAAGGATGACTTCAATGACAAGATCAGCGAGATCTCATCAGACAGCTTCACAGACCGTGGCCACGAGCCAGTGCTCAGCAGCTTCTACGACTCATCCAACATCAGCCTTCCAGACAtctcagaggagagaagagattTGTTCTCTCTATCCTACCCCCAGGACaaattcagagagaaagagaggcataGGCattcatcctcatcctcatccaaAAAAAGTCATGAGAAAGACAAAGTGAAAAAGGAGAAGGCTGACAAACGAGACAAACCTGAGGAAATCAAAGAGATGTATGGGCGCAGAGAAAGCCTGCCCTTTGAAAAGGAGCTCATGCCTTTGGAGGCTGACCCTTATACTTTTCCAGGAAAGCCTGATGGAGATGACGATTTGGACAAGACCATAgagtttgaaaaagaaatgtctaAAAAAGCTGACAAAGCCAGCAGTGTTATCACCAGTGATAAGGtcaaagataaaaagaaaaaagaaaaacataaagaaaaagcaaaagatgagaaacacaaatacacagatggCTTCAGTGCTTTGAAACACAAGGAAGATCAAAAGTCTGGATTGAAGGAGAGTCCTCATGTCATCAGTTTGAAAGAAAAGTCCAAGGAGGACAGTCCAAAATTTGAGGTCAAAAACAAGGACAGAAGCAAAGAAATAATGGACAAAGACAGATCTGATTACATGAAGTTAAAATCAAAGGACGAGAATGACCGGGTCAGTCAGTCCAGAGACACAAATCGGAAAGACTGCCGCCCACGGGAAAAGCTCCTAGTTGATGGTGACCTTGAGAAAAAAGCTTGGTTGACTAGCTTTGGGAAAATGCTTAGTCAAAAGGACCAGGAAATTGAAGAACGGCATAAAAGACATAAGGAGAGAATGAAACAGATTGAGAAACTGAGGCACAGGTCAGGAGATCCTAAATTGAAAGATAAAACCAAATCCAGTGAAGACCTGCGAAAAAACCGCTCTGATCTGTCATCTAAAAAAGCAAATTCTTTAGAAACTGCATTAAAAGATAAGAAGCCCAAGGATGTTAGTCTTCCAGCTCAGATGATGTCTCCTGATCGAAAGTCACAGCCTGTGGACAGTCAGAATTCAAAAGACTGGTTAGCAGGACATCAGATGAAGGAGAATCTCCCAGCTTCTCCAAGACCAGATCAGAGCAGGCCTACTGGGGTGCCCACTCCTACATCAGTGATTTCATGTCCCAGCTATGAGGAGGTCTTGCAGACTCCACGTACTCCATCCTGCAGTGCAGAGGATTATCCTGATCTCATGTTTGACAGCATTGACTGCCAGAACACATCCGCTATGACGATGTCCATGAATGCTTGCTCTCCGTCTTTCTTTGATAGGTATTCCAATATGCCACACAGCTTTCAAGAGAACAGCTGTCTGACCCCTGCTAAGAATGTTCCGATGCCCATCCTCAGTCGTTCAGCTTCAGCAGATGTCAGAAGGTCTTTAGAAGAGGACTTAAACGCAGATACAAATAAGTTTCTCCGACAGCAAAGTGTTCCTGCTGCCTCTGAATTCCAGTATTCAGCCCCACACCCTGCTGAGGAGTCTACATCAGTGGATCGGCTCAACTGTTTGTCTCCGGTTTTCTCTCCTCACACAGGGATGCGCTCTCCAAGGCTTGAGCCAGCCCAGCCTATGTCAGAAGGGCCCTCTGCTGCCCTCATTGCTTTCGATGGTGGAGAACACCTTCCTGACAGCATCTATAGTAACTTAGTGTCAAAACCCTCATCTCCAGTACATAGGCTCGACCCTCAGGAGCCTTGTTTGGACATTGCTGCTCCTCCTACCCCTGCCCCAGCAGCTCTACCACCGCTGGACATCGATGAGCTCTCTGAGCCCCACCATCCATTGCCGCTGTCACCGCACAACGATCCTGGTGTCATCGCCTCTGACACTGCTAGTGTGTTCCCGCCATCTGTTGTGGAGGAACAAAGGgaagaagatgaggaagaggagggagaagatgaagaagatgaagaggaagatgacCCAGGGGAGGCAGAAGAATGTGAGGATCTAGGCAATGACAATGTGGAGCACCCAAGGGATGACTCATCTTTTACCCCATGTGCTGTGGAGTTAATGAAAAAGGACTGGGGTAAAACTCCAGACAGAAGGGGTACAGAGGATGTGCTTACTCTCACGACTAATCACCCCCCTGTGAGCCTAATGGAAAACTCCTGTGATCACTCAATTAGTTGGACCACAAATTCTGAGATCCTTCTGAAATCTCCTCAAAGGTCATTCGTAGACTTGACATCAACCTCAAAGACCATCCCACATCCAGAGGATAATTTGCAGCATCAGCTCTCCACAGTGCTACCTTGTCCATTGTCAGCAACCTCACCCTATTCTGTCTTCCCTAGGTCTTACTGTTCCACGCATGTTCCTGGCTCTGACTATGTTGGGCATAAAGGCACAGTAGAAGACGTCACAACTTCACTAAAGCCTGTTACAGTACCCATCGAGTCTGAATCTTTGCCTTCCTCCTCCAACAGGCTGGAatctttttttactgaatgtaaGTCGATCCCTGAACAAAGTCAGATGGTCTCCGAGTCTCCGTGCTTGACAACAGACAACCGGCAAGACGCCCTCAAGTACAtagcagagggcagtgtggctCCCGCTGTAAATCAGGAGCCGGTGGTGCCCTGGGCAGACCCCTTCTCTACTGCAGTCGATGAGCTGGATGATTTGGGGCCCTTCTCTCTCCCAGACTTGCCTTTTCAAGACAAGGAACAGGAGCCTGATATCACAGATTCAAGGCTGCAAGAATTGAAACAACCTCCCGCTTGTATTGCATCTCCAGCTAATGATATGAAAGAAGAACCAGATCTGGAGTTTGATTTGCCTGCTATGACAAAAGCCCCCTGTTCCCCTGCTGTTGTCCCACTGAGTGAAACTGCGCACAATATATTTGCACCTTCTGAAGAAGACTGCAAGTCAGGGAATGAGTTGGAGCTGGAACCCCAGAAAGTCCCAGAGAGCAGCTCTACTGCCATGGCAGAGAATGAGACACAGTTTGATGAGAGAGACGAAAGTGATGGAAATCATTTATTACCCACAGCTGATGCCAATAACAACCAGGATCACATGGCAGCAGACTCATCAATGGAGACACCTTCATTGGTTACTGTGACTGCTTGTCCTGATACTGTGACTAACAGGGAAACCAACAACAGTGGACAAAGTCCAGCCACCACAGAACCAGCTCAGTGCAGTCCAGTCCAGTTGGCTCCTGTATCAGCAGTCACACAGTCCACCACAGTCCAAGTGTCTGAGCCTCATGAGACATCGCCCAAGGCAGCCATCACCATGACTGCTGCTGAAATTCAGAAGAAGGTGGAGGAGATCCCACAGAGAATAACAAGGAACCGGGCTCAAATGTTAGCCAACCAAAGCAAGCAGAATAACTCTTCCGTCACGACCAGCACAACATCGTCCGCCCCATCACACAGCACTACCAACACCCCCACAGTAGTCACCACCTGCTCCTCAATTCCAttggaaagagaaaaggaacCTGTCATCACTGCTCCTAGCTCCACCCCAGCCATCGCCAGCAAGAACAAAAGTCGGCTCACGGAGGAGGAGGATGCCCAGGCACAGCACCCACGGAAGAGGAAGTTCCCCCGTTCTGgccagcagcaggtgcaggtACAGCTTGTCAACACAGCCATGCAGCAAACACGGGAGATGATCCAGCAGACACTGGCCGTCATTGTCAATGCAATCAAACTGGATGACATCGAGCCCTACCACAGTGACCGCTCCAATCCCTACTTTGAATACCTTCAAATCCGCAAGAAGATTGAGGAGAAACGGAAGATCCTGTGCTACATCACACCCCAGGCCCCACAGTGCTATGCCGAGTATGTGACCTATACTGGGTCCTATCTCCTTGATGGCAAGCCACTCAGCAAGTTGCACATCCCTGTG ATTGCTCCACCTCCATCTTTATCAGAGCCCTTGAAGGAGCTATTCAGACAGCAGGAGGCAGTGAGGGGGAAGCTAAGGCTGCAGCACAGCATTGAAAGG GAGAAGCTGATTGTGTCATGTGAACAGGAAGTCCTCCGGGTCCACTGCCGAGCAGCAAGGACAATAGCCAATCAGGCCGTCCCTTTTAGTGCCTGCACGATGCTGCTGGATTCGGAGGTCTACAACATGCCCTCTGAGAATCAA GGTGATGAGAACAAGTCAGTGAGAGATCGCTTCAATGCCCGTCAATTCATATCCTGGATCCAAGATGTAGACGACAAGTATGACCGCATGAAG ACATGTCTGTTGATGCGACAGCAGCATGAGGCAGCAGCCCTCAATGCTGTGCAGAGGATGGAGTGGCAACTCAAAGTGCAAGAGCTGGACCCTGCTGGTCACAAGTCCCTCTGCGTGAATGAGGTTCCTTCCTTCTACGTGCCAATGGTTGATGTCAATGATGACTTTGTGCTGTTGCCTGCATGA